One Hermetia illucens chromosome 4, iHerIll2.2.curated.20191125, whole genome shotgun sequence DNA segment encodes these proteins:
- the LOC119655408 gene encoding cytochrome b-c1 complex subunit 7-like, giving the protein MSAYVARKGPKVFSAFGKWAYNLSGFNQYGLHRDDCLYETEDVKEAIRRLPRKLYDERNYRIMRAIHLSMTKTILPKEEWTKYEEDTKYLEPYLQEVVKEREEREDWNKDH; this is encoded by the exons ATGTCGGCGTACGTTGCAAGGAAAGGACCCAAAGTCTTCT CTGCCTTCGGAAAGTGGGCGTACAACCTGTCTGGTTTTAATCAATACG GTCTCCACCGTGACGACTGCCTCTACGAAACGGAGGATGTAAAGGAAGCTATCCGTCGTCTGCCACGCAAATTATACGATGAGCGCAACTACAGAATTATGCGAGCCATTCACTTGTCAATGACCAAGACCATTTTGCCCAAGGAAGAGTGGACAAAGTACGAGGAGGACACAAAATACCTGGAACCATATCTTCAGGAGGTCGTAAAAGAGCGTGAAGAACGCGAAGattggaataaagaccactag